Proteins encoded within one genomic window of Triticum aestivum cultivar Chinese Spring chromosome 2D, IWGSC CS RefSeq v2.1, whole genome shotgun sequence:
- the LOC123048524 gene encoding uncharacterized protein, giving the protein MENAQASSSATQIVLNSQAGAAKTLVHEHHEMSSELFEKGSKTDDKDVLRQSRDHSVLALAYFTEAKRFAPRCIVTPVFRGNELMCLAKLGELEKEVLPEIKLPFDTDVASVVSLHANEFTDRIADIQSEFIHASTMIDPDDPAKHNIWYDIRRCTQHRNKRRTKHASDWLEGLEQGYQLIHSSPKDNITKARAEASDKLHEIMRFVCDQYVPSKVEEILRKDVAGHLAAAREEAKNLAATYGYCARARMLEGYVELKHTTRVGGPQFKAMLRELIQMVHEAAAAFKGSIIIAKFLAEFYSALGQDVYALSIVQRALLVHNPDDPRKHDVPVGCTPGDCSEDRIATVQDQLGQMLARIEANIKSRSHPTDLLGSEEDVAEVDNGSPVNGKGKKKKKKTEKKPAVHHAFRYSQKKKAPNPSRIPVWEDWLRKNRTTPTPASIPPIHNSCSCLQAELTFAKMVQQQLVPECEVNLYVEYCQALAQCSKKNFISNHYLAEHSLSLEQAFKCPEKPCNIRLRSYADFRRHHHFVHRLTPGWWKSESDLKPPYQIIAEYNAAIPEAEREKLKDSAFEDLLRGAQEAIVIPPWFALAIRPRPGFCEYVRVNVSELGVEELSVPEYLQFKEQLANGRFSRKTISLLLKTDRLASFVNGMSIS; this is encoded by the exons ATGGAGAACGCGCAGGCTTCGTCGTCTGCGACCCAGATCGTCCTCAACAGCCAAGCGGGCGCCGCGAAGACACTGGTGCATGAGCACCACGAG ATGAGTTCAGAGCTGTTCGAGAAGGGGTCCAAGACTGATGATAAGGATGTGCTGCGCCAGTCGCGCGATCATTCAGTTCTGGCCCTGGCCTACTTCACCGAAGCCAAGCGGTTTGCGCCACGCTGCATCGTGACTCCTGTCTTCCGAGGGAACGAGCTGATGTGCCTTGCAAAGCTCGGTGAGCTTGAGAAGGAAGTCCTTCCAGAGATTAAGCTTCCCTTCGACACAGATGTTGCGTCCGTTGTGTCTCTTCATGCCAATGAGTTCACTGACCGGATTGCTGACATCCAATCTGAGTTCATCCATGCCAGTACCATGATTGACCCGGACGACCCAGCCAAGCATAACATCTGGTATGATATTCGTCGGTGCACACAACACAGGAACAAACGGCGAACCAAGCACGCCAGCGACTGGCTTGAAGGGCTCGAACAGGGCTACCAGCTCATCCACTCGTCGCCCAAGGACAACATTACCAAAGCAAGAGCAGAAGCTTCAGATAAGCTACACGAGATAATGCGATTTGTGTGCGATCAATATGTGCCTAGTAAAGTGGAGGAGATCTTGCGTAAGGATGTTGCTGGTCATCTTGCTGCTGCAAGAGAGGAGGCAAAGAACTTGGCTGCAACTTATGGCTACTGTGCCCGAGCACGCATGCTAGAAGGTTATGTGGAGCTGAAGCACACTACAAGAGTGGGTGGACCACAGTTTAAGGCAATGTTAAGAGAGCTGATCCAGATGGTACATGAAGCAGCGGCTGCTTTCAAAGGTTCTATCATCATTGCAAAGTTTCTGGCTGAGTTCTATTCTGCACTTGGCCAAGATGTGTATGCTTTGAGCATTGTTCAAAGAGCCCTTCTAGTCCATAACCCTGACGACCCGCGCAAACATGATGTGCCCGTTGGCTGCACCCCAGGGGACTGCTCTGAAGATAGGATTGCCACTGTCCAAGACCAACTTGGTCAGATGCTTGCCAGAATTGAAGCTAATATAAAATCAAGAAGCCATCCAACAG ATCTTTTAGGAAGCGAAGAAGACGTTGCTGAAGTTGACAATGGAAGTCCGGTCAACggaaaggggaagaagaagaagaagaagacggagaaAAAGCCTGCAGTGCATCATGCATTTAGGTATTCACAGAAGAAAAAGGCGCCCAACCCGAGCAGGATACCTGTATGGGAGGACTGGCTTCGAAAGAACAGAACAACACCTACACCGGCATCTATTCCTCCCATACAT AACAGTTGTTCCTGTCTCCAGGCAGAATTGACGTTTGCCAAG ATGGTTCAACAGCAGCTTGTGCCAGAGTGTGAGGTGAACCTGTATGTGGAGTACTGCCAAGCACTCGCACAGTGTTCGAAGAAGAATTTT ATCAGCAATCACTATCTGGCCGAGCACAGCTTGAGCCTGGAACAAGCTTTCAAGTGCCCCGAGAAACCCTGCAACATCAGGCTTCGCAGCTACGCCGACTTCCGGAGGCACCATCACTTTGTTCATCGGTTAACACCTGGCTGGTGGAAATCGGAGAGTGACTTGAAG CCCCCCTATCAGATCATTGCTGAATATAATGCCGCGATCCCTGAGGCCGAGCGCGAGAAGCTGAAGGACAGCGCCTTTGAGGATCTACTAAGGGGCGCACAG GAGGCAATTGTCATCCCTCCATGGTTTGCTCTCGCCATCCGGCCAAGGCCCGGCTTCTGCGAGTATGTGAGGGTAAATGTGAGCGAGCTTGGTGTTGAGGAGTTAAGTGTCCCTGAGTATTTGCAGTTCAAGGAACAATTGGCGAATGGAAG GTTCTCTAGAAAAACTATATCTTTGTTGTTGAAAACTGACAGGCTTGCATCATTTGTTAATGGCATGTCAATTTCTTAG